The sequence AGCCAAAGGTATGCTATGTTATTTTCCAACGGCCCGACACCAAAACATCGAGGCTAACATGTTACCCAGTTGCAATACCCTTCTCTACCCTGGGTCCGCTACATCACGCAATCAGGCGACATTGCGGTCCGTATGCCAGACGTTCAATAGAAGGAAGTCGTTGACTGGGATTTCCTGCACAAGCGAACTGTATAGCTTCTTTTTATGTCTCTTGCCTTGGTCGTTCTATACTTTTCTCAACCGAGCTTATACCTACATGCTTCATTGAGGCCGGCCGGTCCGATAGATAATTCAAACTTGaactttttttctccaacgCAGGTACTGCAGGATTcaaatggaaggagagggaATGTCGACAGGTGCCCTGAGCGCGGCCGCTCCACACGATGCCCGTCTCTTCAGGTCGCAACCTCTGGTTACTTGGCAATTTAGCCGTCCGATATGCTATGCATGTGCATATGCGTGGCAGCTCAATCGAGTATCATCCCTATAGGCCTTTATCTTCAGAGGCGCGAAGGGATCTCGCCAAGGTCCGTCATTCGGGTCATTGAACCACAAAACGGTCTCTGTCAGCACGAGCGCACTTCGAATTCTCTCGAGCTGGCGGTTGACCTCTTGAGGCTTCGCTAGACAGTTgtgaacaaaaagaaacctGGACCTAAAAAGCAGTCTTGAGGTAACCTCGGATCGGCCCTCGACCCCGCATACTTACGGTTGAGTGCGGGGGAGCTGTCAGTTACCCCATCTTCAAAAGTGCAGTGACACCTTGACCTTCATCCCTTCACGATTCAAGCGCATACTCCAAGTGAACTATTGTCTGAGGCCAATCGCACAACCACGTACATTCTGATTCTTATCGACCTATAATGAAGCTCCGGTGATCGCAAAACAACATATTTTTCTTCGAAATGCGTCTCTGCGGAAGTGTTACCGCTGCGGCCCTGCGACACAGACGCGGCGATGCAACCCCCGGTCTATTTGCCTTGCAAGCTGGGCTATTCCACTTCAGGCTGAAACAATGCAGGCGAGGCCTGCTTACGGACAGCTATGCTCGAGGCCCTGCCATGGTATATATTGGAAGTCTTGttatgaaaaaaaaaaggaaacgtTCAAAGCTGATCGTGACAATGATCGATCCTATAGCCCCCCTTACTGGAGTTGACTGTCGGTGAACATTTCGCCAAGATTGTGTCAGAGCACGGCGATCGAACAGCGTATGTCACGAATCTGTGGTCAATACTGTTTAACCAGGCCGAAGCTTATCTCAGTCCAGAGTCATCTCGAAACACCAACAAGACCGTCTTTCCTATGCCTTGCTTGATAGTCGAAGCAACTCGCTTGCTCGTGGCTTGGCATCCGTTGGAGTCAAGAAAGGGGATCGCGTGGGGGTAATGCTGGGGAACTCATCAGAATATGCTGTAGTAAGCGATCTCTCTTTCACCGGGTTTAAGTCACGATATATTAACTATATGTCAGACGGTGCACGCTTTGGTAAAATTGGGTGCCATTCTGGTGAGCTAAATTCAAAACGTCAACTGGTTCTGACTGTTGAATCGCTGATGTGACAGTTATTGTCAGGTTCCACTCAATCCATCGTTTAATGCTGCTCAAGTGATTTCTGCACTGGACCACCTTGGATCAAGCCACCTGATCATAAGCAGCGAGTCCAATCTTCCCCGAAAAGATCCTCGTTGCAATCTTCCACTTATAGATCAGCTCGTCGGAGATATCTCGTCTCACAAGCTTGAGTCATCCTCCGTACCCTCGTTGAAGCAGATTATTCTCGTCGACAATTCAGCTGGCCGGGTGGATACAGCATCATACAGGAACCTGACGCCATTTCACTCCATCGTGTCCGACTTGGCAGCTGATGGTCGTTCTTTACCCCCTCAGGACCTTTCGCCTGAcgacatcatcaacatccagTTCACATCTGGTACTACAGCAATGCCCAAAGCAGCTTGCCTCAGTCACCGCTCGATCCTCAATAACGGAGCCCAAATCGGGGACCGAATGCTTCTAACACCAAAGGACATTGTCTGCTGCCCACCGCCATTATTTCATTGCTTCGGATTGATTCTTGGGTTCATGGCCACAGCAACCCACGGCTCAGCTATCGTCTTTCCGTCCGAGTCATTCAATGCCAAGGCAGTGTTGAGAGCCGTGCAAGAAGAACAATGCACGGCGCTGTACGGCGTTCCGACAATGTTTCTCGAAGAACTCAATCTCATCGAGACTGGGCAAATTGCGAATGAGGGATTTGAATTTTTGCGAACTGGTATTGCTGCTGGTAGCAGCATTCCCGCAGAGCTTATGAAAAAGCTTCACAAAGTTCTCAATCTCACCGAATTGACGATATGCTACGGAATGACCGAGACAAGTCCCGTATCTGCCATGACGACGACTGACGATCCTCTTGAAAAGCGAATCAACACCGTTGGACGGCTGATGCCACATGTGGAGGCAAAGATCGTTGACCCGGTCGACAAGTCTAGCATTCTTCCTGTCGGCGCACGCGGAGAGCTCGCTGTGAGTGGGTATCTGCTGATGAAAGAATATTGGAACGAGCCCGATAGAACCGCGGAAGTCATGATCGCGGATGCAAAGGGAAAGATGTGGATGCATGTGAGTTTGGTTCTTGCCCGGCTTTTCTTCGAGCCAGCTCACTGACACGCGCCATTACGATTGCAGACCGGTGATGAAGCGACTATATCAGCTGATGGCTATGTGACTATCACGGGCCGAATCAAAGACTTGATCATTCGCGGTGGGGAGAATATTCACCCCTTGGAGATTGAAAACTGCCTGCTCGGAATGCCCGAGATCAACGATGCTTCCGTCGTGGGCGTCCCAGATGCGCGGTATGGCGAAGCTGCTGTTGCTTTTGTCATCGCACGAGAACACACCTACAGTCCTCTTACTCCTGAGAAAGTCCAGTACTGGGTTCGTGAAAAGCTCAGCAATCACCTAGGTATGTGTCATTTTTTATAAGTTTAACTTTGTGCCCGCTAATTTGAAGAATAGCACCGAAGcatgttttctttctcaaaTCGGGTGAGACGTTCCCCAAGACCGCCAGTGggaagatccagaaatttaagttgaaggaggaggcCATCAGACGCATCACACATAATGAGAAGAAATCTCAGTAGATAGATCAGAATTGAGAATCATAAATTCTATTAGAAttaaagaagaaaagaccgTGCTTCGCCGCAGACTGAGAGCCCCCGCCAGTGCATCAAATCAGCAAGCAACCAAAGCGCGGATCTCGTTGTCGTGAGCTTTCCAAGGTTTGCTGTGGCAAGGAGACACAGAAAGCACCGTTTTCATGGCTGAAGACCGCCTGCGTTTAGACACCACAGACTAGTGGGACTCTGCCCAAGTTTGAGCAGTGCAATGGGGTCCAAAGGGGCATGACACTTACTGTACACATCACGGTGTACCAAGTCAAGATCTGAGCATTCGCCAGCCAAGGTCTGTTGCTCACGCTGGTCAAAATGCAGAGGTAGCTGTGAGGAGCATGGAACCCATAGGGTATTCACCGGGCAGAGTTTCCCAGCAATAGTCCCTCCGATGTGGTGAGAGCTTGAAATGAGGGTAAGCTCGAGGGCGAAACCCCCAGAATTTCTGACAAATGCCGCAGCGCATCCGCTTGCTGGGTTTCCAGAGGTCTGAAGCAGTCAGGGTGCTTCAAAAATCCTGAATACCAGTCTCTCCCTGCAGTTGAGCTTTGGCTTCGTCACCCCGAGCTTCTCCGACCACCCATTCTGGATCTTCGTCCTCGAAGTACTTTTCTTGCTGCTCTGTCCAGTCATCGTATTCGTCGTTTTCGTCGACACTTTTGTAGTCAAAATCCGGATCGTCTCCTCGCATAAAACGTAGACCCATCTCCCACCGCCAGGCCTTTTCACCCTCTTCTTTGCTTGCTGGGATATCATCTCTATCCTCGGCCAAAATCTCTCCGTCAGGCCCGCGGGCATAGCTCAACATTGCGTTGGGATCTGGGTGAGCCAAAGCATCCATCTTTGCCTCGGATCGCATCAGATCGGCTTCCAGGACTCCTGAAAATCCCTTGGCCCGACCCTGCGCTTCTCTTTCCTGCGGGGTCTGAAATCGACGGATGAGGCGATCGTACAACAAAGGGTCTAGAACGGTTGTTCGAACATCGGTTAGCTTGTGATGTCAAGTCACTGCTGCTTCCAGTTCAGAGTGCTGAGTTCCGGCTTTTGAGCCAAAAGGACCAGCTCCTGAGCCTGCAGCTAGGAAAGAGCAAGCGGACCGGCTAGCTCGAGGTCCGCCGAGAAGTACTCAGGATGCATATCCAAGTACCGCTTTCGACGATTCTTGACCTGCACTGAAGCATCTTTGGCCTCGCCGGACGAATCTCGGCGAGATTGAAAGCCTGTGCTCTTGGGGAAATGTGGCATCTTGATGCTGTTTCAGAGATGTGGGGATGAGGAGTGAAGTGAGGAACGCGGAGCTCGGCGGCAAATGCGTGAATTTCTGCCACTCGGGAGCTGTCCACTTTCTGTAATCCCTCTTTTTTGCCTCGGACTTGATATGCGGTCGAAATAAGCTCGTACGTTCTTCTGTGGCTTACATCAGTGTGAGCTGGATTGGGCAAAGTCATCGTATCTGTTTACATGGCTGCTCCTGTGAAGAATCGTGCTAACCAATCCAACAGACGGACGCACTTATTGAGCTGAGCTGATACGATTCGATATCTTCGTGCCCTAACGAAGTGTCGGGACATCTCCCCTGAAAGATTCTTCTACCGAGGAAGCCATGGCGATTGAAGAGTACATTAGGCGCATTGACGCCAGACGGCTTGTCAAGGGTGTGGGCTTGCTGTTCATCCTTGCCCTTTATTCCCCAGTAATGCAGCTGGTGCTCTCCCCCGTCTATGGGTCCTTGCCATCTCATCTGTTCCATAACTTCGGCATCACGCTCTCTGGCGCCGCTGGATGGTTTTTGAAAGATCAGATCCAGAGACGTTTTGGTCGTCTTGCGGCTTTCATGCTCCCAGTCCTGGCATTCTGGACCCCGACTGTTCAATACTTCGTGCTGCAGCAGAGCTCCAAGCTCGGGAATCCGACCGGGCCCATCGTCACTCAGATCTTCGGGTATTACCCATTGATTATGTTGACTGTGGCTGTTGCTGGAAAGCAGATCCAATATGCCTTGAACCTGCAGTCACATGGTGATCTTGTCGTTGAGCATGTGCCACTCATCGGCTCTTATGTTCTCTACTCCTTCGGTGAGCACGTTGCCCGAGCTGTCCTGGCTCGTGCCATCGGCTTCACAGTTCTCTTCACCAGAGCTGGCTTGCAGTTTTTGATTGCGGCTGTCTACGCCGTTATCATCCCGTCCAAGCTGTTGCTTCTGGCAATCCCTTCGCTGATCTTCAGCGTGACCTACGATGTACACATTGGAGGCATTGGCGGCGTGAACTCGGTCCTCCAGAAGGAGGGATACTCTCTGCTTGCTCGCCAGGAATCCAACACCGGCTATATCTCGGTTCTCGAAAACCACCACGACGGCTTCCGAGTGATGCGATGTGACCACAGTCTGCTCGGTGGTCAGTGGACTAAAGTGACCCCGGGTTATCATCCCCAAGTCGAAGATCCAATCTACGCCGTATTTGTTATGCTTGAGGCCGTTCGTCTGGTCAAAATGGAACATGGCGAGTCTCGTCTCGATGCTGGCAGTAAAGCGCTTGTGATGTGAGGCAATCCCCAGGATTTTCTGGAGTATAATAATTTTACTTGAAGGGAAAAGTCAACTGACATTATGCCTCAGTGGACTTGGAATTGGCACGACACCGGCTGCTTTCAACAAACACGGCATTGACACTACCGTCGTTGAAATTGATCCTGTTGTGCACAAATTCGCCACTGAATACTTCAACTACCCATCAAACGGCGTCACTGTCATCGATGATGCCACTCGATTTGTCCAGAAAGCCCAGAAATCCCCGAACACTCAGTATGACTACATTGTCCATGATGTTTTCACCGGTGGCGCCGAACCAGCGGAGCTATTCACCTACGAATTCCTGCAGAACTTGAATTCCCTGCTCCGCGACGACGGAGTGATTGCCATTGTAGGAATTGACTATTCCCCGCCAAGTATTATTTTGCTAATGAAACCCATCTAGAATTATGCTGGAGACCTGAATCTCTACCCTACGGGATTGATTGCCCGCACAATCCAGACCGTTTTCCCATCATGCCGCATCTTCCGTGAACAACTGCCTACCGATGAGAACGATACGTCAGACTTTACCAACATGGTTTTCTTCTGCAAGAAGAGTTCTGCCACGCCCTTGGAGTTCCGTGACCCTGTCTCTGCAGACTTCCTTGGTAGCAGGGCGCGTGAAACCTACCTCATTCC comes from Penicillium oxalicum strain HP7-1 chromosome I, whole genome shotgun sequence and encodes:
- a CDS encoding Acyl-CoA ligase sidI, with amino-acid sequence MRLCGSVTAAALRHRRGDATPGLFALQAGLFHFRLKQCRRGLLTDSYARGPAMPPLLELTVGEHFAKIVSEHGDRTAVISKHQQDRLSYALLDSRSNSLARGLASVGVKKGDRVGVMLGNSSEYAVTVHALVKLGAILVPLNPSFNAAQVISALDHLGSSHLIISSESNLPRKDPRCNLPLIDQLVGDISSHKLESSSVPSLKQIILVDNSAGRVDTASYRNLTPFHSIVSDLAADGRSLPPQDLSPDDIINIQFTSGTTAMPKAACLSHRSILNNGAQIGDRMLLTPKDIVCCPPPLFHCFGLILGFMATATHGSAIVFPSESFNAKAVLRAVQEEQCTALYGVPTMFLEELNLIETGQIANEGFEFLRTGIAAGSSIPAELMKKLHKVLNLTELTICYGMTETSPVSAMTTTDDPLEKRINTVGRLMPHVEAKIVDPVDKSSILPVGARGELAVSGYLLMKEYWNEPDRTAEVMIADAKGKMWMHTGDEATISADGYVTITGRIKDLIIRGGENIHPLEIENCLLGMPEINDASVVGVPDARYGEAAVAFVIAREHTYSPLTPEKVQYWVREKLSNHLAPKHVFFLKSGETFPKTASGKIQKFKLKEEAIRRITHNEKKSQ